A region from the Sandaracinus amylolyticus genome encodes:
- a CDS encoding alpha-ketoglutarate-dependent dioxygenase AlkB, producing the protein MQLDPALFTRHALDETHALHEGELPPALRPDAATFERLWALHPDAFHEIKMHGRLVKTPRWQQAYGADYRYTGNVNRALPVPPELEALHEWARTMIDPRLNGLLLNWYDAAHEHYIGKHRDSTINMVEGTPIVTVSFGSERAFRLRPWRAQGLRDFAVRDGTVLVMPWETNLAYTHEVPHAARSEGRRISVTLRAFRSERTA; encoded by the coding sequence ATGCAGCTCGATCCCGCGCTCTTCACGCGACACGCGCTCGACGAGACACACGCGCTCCACGAAGGCGAGCTCCCGCCCGCGCTGCGCCCCGACGCTGCGACGTTCGAGCGCCTCTGGGCGCTGCACCCCGACGCGTTCCACGAGATCAAGATGCACGGGCGTCTCGTGAAGACGCCGCGGTGGCAACAGGCCTACGGCGCCGACTATCGCTACACCGGCAACGTGAACCGCGCGCTGCCGGTGCCACCCGAGCTCGAGGCGCTGCACGAGTGGGCGCGCACGATGATCGATCCGCGTCTGAACGGTCTCTTGCTCAACTGGTACGACGCGGCGCACGAGCACTACATCGGCAAGCACCGAGACAGCACGATCAACATGGTCGAGGGGACGCCGATCGTGACGGTGTCGTTCGGCAGCGAGCGCGCGTTCCGCCTACGCCCGTGGCGCGCGCAGGGGCTGCGCGACTTCGCGGTGCGCGACGGCACCGTGCTCGTGATGCCCTGGGAGACGAACCTCGCGTACACGCACGAGGTGCCCCACGCCGCGCGGAGCGAGGGGCGCCGCATCTCGGTCACGCTGCGCGCGTTCCGCAGCGAGCGCACCGCGTGA